In Pseudomonas nunensis, a single window of DNA contains:
- a CDS encoding DMT family transporter: MSTLQWAGLLLLAVIAGAVVPFQSAINANLSRGLGHPLWATLASLLVSLLVLLPIILALRLPLPSVGFISKAPLWMWAGGVFGVCFVALAVMLLPKLGASGFVVLALTGQVIASMVLDHFGLFGLLERQLTLPRVFGAVLLVAGVVLIQFSGAPGKVLVNAG; encoded by the coding sequence ATGAGTACGTTGCAGTGGGCCGGTCTGTTGTTGCTGGCGGTGATTGCCGGGGCGGTGGTGCCGTTTCAGAGTGCGATCAACGCCAACCTGAGTCGCGGCCTCGGGCATCCGCTATGGGCGACACTGGCCTCGTTGCTGGTGAGTTTGCTGGTGCTGTTGCCGATCATCCTGGCGCTGCGTTTGCCGCTGCCGTCGGTGGGGTTTATCAGCAAGGCGCCGCTGTGGATGTGGGCAGGTGGCGTGTTCGGGGTGTGCTTTGTGGCGCTGGCGGTGATGTTGCTGCCGAAACTCGGTGCGTCGGGCTTTGTGGTGCTGGCGCTGACCGGGCAAGTGATTGCCTCGATGGTGCTCGACCATTTCGGGTTGTTCGGGTTGCTGGAGCGGCAGTTGACCTTGCCTCGGGTGTTTGGCGCTGTGTTGCTGGTAGCGGGGGTGGTGTTGATTCAGTTCAGCGGGGCGCCGGGTAAGGTTTTGGTGAATGCTGGATGA
- a CDS encoding MFS transporter yields the protein MSLNVLEAGASPSVSHDVEKALVSKVAWRLMPLIMVCYLFAFFDRINISFAKFQLQTDLSLSDTAYGLGAGLFVVGYVLFEVPSNMMLYKVGARRWIARIMMSWGVATAAMVFVNSEWQFYALRFVIGAMEAGFAPGVLYYLTLWFPQHYRGRITSMLFLSSAFAGLVGAPFSGLVLQHLDGVMDMRGWHWLFLLGGVPCIVLGFLVLKLLKDRIEDAHWLTPSEKTLLASRIAHHEPHKGGGSLLAALKIPGFLTLGLIYFLIQVASYGLNFWAPQLIRSAGTESPVMIGLLTAIPYICGAISMVVIGRLSDATGERRKFVAGLVTLGAVGFFCAGIFANHTTFLIVALGLLGAGIIACIPSFWTLPPKLLAGAGAGAAGGIAVINTLGQFGGIVSPVMVGRIKDLTGSTTPALYVIGVAALIAAALLLWGLPQKLRTLDKF from the coding sequence ATGAGCCTCAATGTACTGGAGGCGGGCGCGAGCCCGTCCGTTAGCCACGATGTCGAAAAAGCCCTGGTCAGCAAAGTCGCCTGGCGCCTGATGCCGCTGATCATGGTCTGCTACCTGTTCGCGTTTTTCGACCGCATCAACATCAGCTTCGCCAAGTTCCAGCTACAGACCGACCTGAGCCTCAGCGACACCGCCTACGGCCTCGGCGCCGGGCTGTTTGTGGTCGGTTACGTGCTGTTCGAAGTGCCGAGCAACATGATGCTGTACAAGGTCGGCGCCCGGCGCTGGATCGCCCGGATCATGATGTCCTGGGGCGTCGCTACCGCCGCCATGGTCTTCGTCAACAGCGAATGGCAGTTCTACGCGCTGCGCTTTGTGATCGGCGCGATGGAGGCCGGTTTTGCGCCAGGCGTTCTGTATTACCTGACGCTGTGGTTCCCGCAGCACTATCGCGGGCGTATCACCTCGATGCTGTTTCTGTCCTCGGCGTTTGCCGGTCTGGTCGGCGCTCCGTTCTCCGGTCTGGTGTTGCAACACCTCGACGGCGTGATGGACATGCGCGGCTGGCATTGGCTGTTCCTGCTCGGCGGCGTGCCTTGCATCGTGCTCGGTTTCCTGGTGCTGAAGTTGCTCAAGGACCGCATTGAAGACGCGCACTGGCTGACGCCTTCGGAGAAGACGTTGCTGGCCAGCCGCATTGCCCACCATGAGCCACACAAGGGCGGCGGTTCGTTGCTCGCAGCGTTGAAAATTCCGGGGTTCCTGACCTTGGGGCTGATCTACTTCCTGATCCAAGTCGCGTCCTACGGCTTGAATTTCTGGGCCCCGCAATTGATTCGCAGCGCCGGTACTGAAAGCCCGGTGATGATCGGTTTGCTCACGGCGATCCCTTATATCTGCGGCGCGATCAGCATGGTGGTGATCGGGCGGTTGTCCGATGCGACCGGCGAACGGCGCAAGTTTGTCGCCGGCCTGGTGACGCTGGGCGCGGTCGGATTCTTCTGCGCCGGGATCTTCGCCAACCACACGACTTTCCTGATTGTCGCGCTGGGCTTGCTCGGTGCCGGGATCATTGCCTGCATCCCGAGCTTCTGGACCCTGCCGCCGAAATTGCTGGCCGGTGCAGGTGCCGGTGCGGCGGGCGGGATCGCGGTGATCAACACCCTCGGGCAATTTGGCGGCATCGTCAGCCCGGTGATGGTAGGGCGAATCAAGGACCTGACCGGCAGCACCACACCGGCGCTGTACGTCATCGGCGTTGCCGCGCTGATTGCTGCTGCGCTGCTGTTGTGGGGGTTGCCGCAGAAACTGCGCACGCTCGACAAGTTCTGA
- a CDS encoding hydroxymethylglutaryl-CoA lyase, protein MITDFSETLIVQEVSPRDGLQIEPTWVETVDKIALIDQLSLAGFSRIEAGSFVSPKAIPALRDGELVFKGITRQPNVIYVALIPNLKGAQRALATQADELNLVMSASQTHNLANMRMRCEDSLAAFGEIVQYVGGTQVRLNGSVATTFGCPFEGKIDEDRVLQIVEAYQELGIQGITLADTTGMANPRQVDRLVRRVLQRVAPADLTLHFHNTRGLGLCNVLAAYEAGARRFDAALGGLGGCPFAPGASGNICTEDLVNLCDEIGIHTGIDLPLLLKLSRGLPTLLGHEVPGQLAKAGRNCDLHPTPS, encoded by the coding sequence ATGATCACTGACTTTTCCGAGACGCTGATCGTCCAGGAAGTCTCGCCGCGCGACGGCTTGCAGATCGAGCCGACCTGGGTGGAAACCGTCGACAAGATTGCGCTGATCGATCAACTGTCGCTGGCCGGGTTCAGCCGTATCGAGGCCGGTTCGTTCGTCTCGCCGAAAGCCATTCCGGCGCTGCGTGACGGTGAGCTGGTGTTCAAGGGCATCACCCGGCAGCCCAACGTGATCTATGTCGCGCTGATCCCCAACCTCAAAGGCGCGCAACGGGCGCTGGCGACACAGGCGGATGAGCTGAACCTGGTGATGTCCGCCAGCCAGACCCACAACCTCGCCAACATGCGCATGCGTTGCGAAGACTCGTTGGCGGCGTTCGGCGAGATCGTTCAATACGTCGGCGGCACGCAGGTGCGGCTTAACGGCAGCGTCGCCACTACATTTGGGTGCCCGTTCGAGGGCAAGATCGATGAGGATCGCGTGTTGCAGATCGTCGAGGCCTATCAGGAACTCGGCATTCAAGGCATCACCCTGGCTGACACCACCGGCATGGCCAATCCACGGCAAGTGGATCGACTGGTGCGCCGGGTGTTGCAACGGGTTGCTCCGGCGGACCTGACCCTGCATTTCCACAACACCCGTGGCCTGGGCCTGTGCAACGTCCTCGCTGCCTACGAGGCCGGCGCCCGACGCTTCGACGCGGCACTCGGCGGACTTGGCGGTTGCCCGTTTGCACCGGGGGCGTCGGGCAATATCTGCACTGAAGACCTGGTCAACCTGTGCGATGAAATCGGCATCCACACCGGCATCGATTTGCCGTTGCTGCTGAAACTGTCCAGAGGTTTGCCGACGCTGCTGGGCCATGAAGTGCCCGGTCAACTGGCCAAGGCCGGACGCAATTGCGATTTGCACCCGACCCCGTCCTGA
- a CDS encoding CaiB/BaiF CoA transferase family protein gives MTAPLSAIKVIEIGTLIAAPFAARMLAEFGAEVIKIEAMGQGDPLRKWRKLHEGTSLWWYLQSRNKKSLALNLKSPEGIELVKQLATSADVLIENLRPGALEKLGLGWDVLHALNPNLTLVRISGYGQTGPYRDRPGFGAIGEAMGGIRYTTGTPGSPPARVGVSLGDSLASLHAVIGALMSLLRVKTGQGGGQVVDVSLAESVFNVMESLVPEYDMQGHIRERSGGALPGIAPSNTYLTADGAYVVIAGNSDPIYKRLMNVIGRSDLADAPEFAHNDGRALKSNVLDAAITHWTSSLPINDVLSALEAAEVPAGRIYSVADIVADPHYQARDMLLNADLPGGATVKMPGIVPKLSETPGGVNWSGPQLGQHTDGILAGLGLTGADIERLKAEGVVQ, from the coding sequence ATGACTGCCCCCTTGAGTGCAATCAAAGTAATCGAGATCGGCACGCTGATCGCTGCGCCGTTTGCCGCGCGCATGCTGGCCGAGTTCGGTGCAGAGGTGATCAAGATCGAAGCCATGGGCCAGGGCGATCCCCTGCGCAAATGGCGCAAGCTGCACGAGGGCACCTCGCTGTGGTGGTACCTGCAATCGCGTAACAAGAAGTCCCTGGCACTGAACCTGAAATCCCCTGAAGGCATCGAACTGGTCAAGCAACTGGCGACCAGCGCCGACGTGCTCATCGAAAACCTGCGCCCCGGAGCCCTGGAAAAACTCGGCCTGGGCTGGGACGTGCTGCACGCCCTCAACCCCAACCTGACCCTGGTGCGCATCTCCGGCTACGGCCAGACCGGCCCTTACCGCGACCGTCCAGGGTTCGGCGCCATCGGCGAGGCCATGGGCGGGATTCGCTACACCACCGGCACCCCCGGTTCGCCACCGGCCCGGGTCGGTGTCAGCCTCGGCGATTCCCTGGCTTCGCTGCACGCGGTGATCGGCGCGCTGATGTCGTTGCTGCGGGTCAAGACCGGGCAGGGCGGCGGGCAAGTGGTCGATGTCTCCCTGGCCGAAAGTGTGTTCAACGTGATGGAAAGCCTGGTGCCGGAATACGACATGCAGGGCCATATCCGCGAACGCAGCGGCGGCGCGCTGCCGGGCATCGCACCGTCCAACACTTACCTGACGGCGGATGGTGCTTATGTGGTGATCGCCGGCAACAGCGATCCGATCTACAAGCGCTTGATGAATGTTATCGGTCGCAGCGATCTGGCTGACGCGCCGGAATTCGCCCACAACGACGGGCGCGCCTTGAAAAGCAATGTACTCGACGCGGCGATCACCCACTGGACCAGCAGCCTGCCGATCAACGACGTGCTGTCGGCCCTCGAAGCGGCCGAAGTCCCGGCCGGGCGCATCTATTCCGTGGCCGACATCGTCGCCGATCCGCACTACCAGGCGCGGGACATGCTGCTCAACGCCGACTTGCCCGGTGGCGCCACGGTGAAAATGCCGGGCATCGTGCCGAAACTCTCGGAAACCCCCGGCGGTGTGAACTGGTCCGGGCCGCAATTGGGCCAGCACACCGACGGCATCCTCGCCGGGTTGGGCCTGACCGGTGCTGACATCGAACGGCTGAAAGCCGAAGGGGTGGTGCAATGA
- a CDS encoding LysR family transcriptional regulator — MLQKSLIRRLDLITLQLFVAVHEEGTLTRAATREAIAVSAASKRLMELEEAFGISLFVRQAKGMTLTPAGETLLHHARQMLFNVEKMGLELGEHSHGIRGYVRMLANLSAIIQFLPEDLRDFSERHPQVKTDLEERPSSGVIQGVLDGVADLGICSSDSDVKGLHSVLYRQDKLVVLMPAEHPLASRETLAFADTLGSDYVGLHAASSINMRTHAAARKAGKVLRLRIHVPGFDAMCRMVQANMGIGILPQKAYELFGRALGLHAVPLTDDWSDRALILVVRDEAGLSPVSRMLFEQLRGES; from the coding sequence ATGCTGCAAAAAAGCCTGATCCGCCGTCTCGACCTGATCACCCTCCAGCTGTTCGTCGCGGTCCACGAAGAGGGCACGTTGACCCGTGCCGCCACCCGTGAAGCCATCGCGGTGTCGGCGGCCAGCAAGCGTTTGATGGAGTTGGAGGAAGCATTCGGCATCAGTCTGTTCGTGCGTCAGGCCAAGGGCATGACCCTGACACCGGCCGGGGAAACCTTGCTGCACCATGCCCGGCAGATGCTGTTCAATGTCGAGAAAATGGGCCTTGAGCTGGGCGAGCACAGCCACGGGATTCGCGGTTATGTGCGGATGCTGGCGAATTTGTCGGCGATCATTCAGTTCCTGCCGGAAGACCTGCGGGACTTTTCCGAGCGTCATCCGCAAGTGAAAACCGACCTTGAAGAGCGGCCCAGCAGCGGGGTGATTCAAGGCGTGCTCGACGGCGTGGCGGACCTGGGGATTTGTTCCAGCGACAGCGACGTCAAGGGGTTGCACAGCGTGCTGTATCGCCAGGACAAACTGGTGGTGTTGATGCCAGCGGAGCATCCCCTGGCCAGCCGCGAAACCCTGGCGTTTGCCGACACGCTGGGCAGCGACTATGTCGGTTTGCATGCCGCCAGTTCGATCAACATGCGCACCCACGCGGCGGCGCGCAAGGCGGGCAAAGTGCTGCGGTTGCGGATTCATGTGCCGGGGTTCGATGCAATGTGCCGGATGGTCCAGGCGAACATGGGCATCGGGATTTTGCCGCAGAAAGCCTATGAATTGTTCGGGCGCGCGCTGGGGTTACATGCGGTGCCGTTGACCGATGATTGGTCGGACCGGGCGCTGATTCTGGTGGTGCGGGATGAGGCGGGGTTGTCGCCGGTGAGTCGGATGTTGTTTGAGCAGTTGCGTGGAGAGTCCTGA
- a CDS encoding aminotransferase class I/II-fold pyridoxal phosphate-dependent enzyme encodes MDQTTHTQNTFTNYRKLIALADHDWETAEAGKVAGLNVDIRSANRMVDQYGRVFHHFCTTSYLGLDHHPDLLKGAMSTLWETGTLRVANSKNRCKLAILEQYETELSELFGTRCLSTLSCSAASAGILPLLASGVFTENRPPLMVFDRLAHYSMNHLKAACADETRVVTCPHNDMDFLEQQCQQNTTVAYVADSAYSMGGVADMDSLLYLKDRYGLFLYLDDSHALSAVGKLGAGLARPRLQALDDDCLIVASLGKSFGASGGVVMLGSERQKKLIQRYGGPSNWSQSLNSAAIGAGRASIKLHRTAEFAALQEKLQVNIQLFDSLIRTEQHGSNMAIRLIRCGEAGLANSLATELANLGFFTSAVFFPVVAQGQAAIRITLRADMDATLIRHFCELITELLRTHGRDVNC; translated from the coding sequence ATGGACCAGACAACACACACGCAAAACACCTTCACCAACTATCGAAAACTGATCGCGCTGGCGGATCACGACTGGGAAACCGCCGAAGCCGGGAAAGTCGCCGGACTCAACGTCGACATCCGCAGCGCCAATCGCATGGTGGATCAATACGGGCGGGTATTTCATCACTTCTGCACCACCTCTTACCTGGGCCTGGACCATCATCCCGATCTGCTCAAGGGCGCCATGAGCACGTTGTGGGAAACCGGCACCCTGCGCGTCGCCAATTCGAAAAATCGCTGCAAACTGGCGATTCTGGAACAGTACGAAACCGAGCTGTCCGAGCTGTTCGGCACCCGTTGCCTCAGCACCCTGTCGTGCAGCGCGGCGAGCGCCGGAATCCTGCCGTTGCTGGCCAGCGGCGTGTTTACCGAAAACCGGCCACCGTTGATGGTGTTCGACCGTTTGGCGCATTACTCGATGAATCACCTGAAAGCTGCGTGTGCGGACGAAACCAGAGTTGTGACGTGTCCGCATAACGACATGGATTTCCTGGAACAACAGTGTCAGCAAAACACCACGGTCGCGTACGTGGCCGATAGCGCCTACAGCATGGGTGGGGTGGCGGACATGGACAGTCTGTTGTACCTGAAGGATCGCTACGGGCTGTTTCTCTATCTGGACGATTCCCACGCCCTTTCCGCTGTCGGAAAACTCGGCGCCGGTCTGGCACGCCCACGGTTGCAGGCCCTTGATGATGACTGCCTGATCGTCGCGTCACTGGGCAAATCGTTCGGTGCCAGTGGCGGCGTGGTCATGCTCGGCAGCGAACGCCAGAAGAAGCTGATTCAACGTTACGGTGGCCCGAGCAATTGGTCGCAGAGCCTCAACAGCGCAGCCATCGGTGCCGGCCGGGCTTCGATCAAGCTGCACCGCACCGCTGAATTCGCCGCGTTGCAGGAAAAACTTCAGGTTAATATCCAGCTCTTTGACAGCCTGATCCGCACCGAACAGCACGGCAGCAACATGGCGATTCGTCTGATCCGCTGCGGCGAAGCAGGGCTGGCCAACAGCCTGGCGACCGAACTGGCCAATCTCGGTTTTTTCACCTCGGCGGTGTTTTTCCCGGTGGTTGCGCAAGGTCAGGCGGCCATCCGGATTACGTTGCGCGCCGATATGGATGCCACGTTGATTCGCCACTTTTGTGAACTCATCACCGAGCTTTTGCGCACTCACGGCCGGGACGTCAACTGCTGA
- a CDS encoding MFS transporter, with protein sequence MKSTTTLLVTCSTVFLAQLGMSIYLPALPEIARHLSAEASQVSWGLAVYLIGMALPMLFWGSLGQRIGRKPVLLAALGIYGLGNLALPLSQTLESFLCFRLIQGIGASGISVMARVLIRDSFRGDLLAKALSWISISFVVALGIGQYLGSIIQVTLGWPGIFYLLGGVSLAMALIVSRVAFPVLTEENAQSSAWPSYWRILRHKAFLLPALAGGLGYGVIIAFNTAAPLILQGPFNWSAVDYGLLGWPISAAYFLGALGVNRFVLRTGQHWLMTLGVGLVLAGCGVMLLGSLAGTSVALLFWLPYCVAVLGQSLNYPISLSLANDGSPVGGAYAMALSGFIHQLMAAVIGGIASLIASQQAWPLSLLCTLLALGAMLCVKLAPGRKTV encoded by the coding sequence ATGAAAAGCACCACCACCCTCCTCGTCACCTGCAGCACGGTTTTTCTCGCGCAATTGGGCATGAGCATTTACCTGCCGGCGCTGCCAGAGATTGCCCGGCATTTGTCCGCCGAGGCATCGCAGGTGTCCTGGGGGTTGGCGGTGTACCTGATCGGCATGGCGCTGCCGATGTTGTTCTGGGGCAGCCTTGGCCAGCGAATCGGGCGTAAACCGGTTTTGCTCGCGGCACTCGGCATTTATGGCCTGGGCAACCTGGCCTTGCCCTTGAGTCAGACGCTGGAGTCCTTCCTGTGTTTTCGACTGATTCAGGGCATTGGCGCCAGCGGAATTTCGGTGATGGCCCGGGTGTTGATCCGAGACAGTTTTCGCGGTGATCTGCTGGCCAAGGCGTTGTCCTGGATTTCGATTTCCTTCGTCGTGGCGTTGGGGATTGGCCAGTATTTGGGGTCGATCATTCAAGTGACGCTGGGCTGGCCGGGGATCTTTTATCTGCTGGGAGGCGTGAGCCTGGCAATGGCGCTGATCGTGTCACGGGTCGCCTTCCCGGTGCTGACAGAAGAAAATGCGCAGTCCTCCGCATGGCCAAGTTACTGGCGCATCCTTCGTCATAAAGCGTTCCTGCTGCCGGCCCTCGCAGGCGGCCTCGGTTACGGGGTGATCATCGCGTTCAACACTGCGGCGCCGTTGATCCTGCAAGGGCCGTTCAACTGGTCCGCCGTGGATTACGGATTGCTGGGCTGGCCAATCAGCGCAGCGTATTTCCTCGGAGCGCTGGGCGTGAATCGCTTCGTGCTGCGAACCGGTCAGCATTGGCTGATGACCCTGGGTGTGGGACTGGTGCTGGCCGGCTGCGGAGTGATGTTGCTGGGGAGTCTGGCGGGGACGTCGGTGGCCTTGCTGTTCTGGCTGCCCTACTGCGTTGCTGTGCTCGGCCAGTCGTTGAACTATCCGATCAGCCTGTCGCTGGCCAACGACGGTTCACCGGTCGGCGGTGCCTATGCGATGGCGTTGAGCGGTTTCATTCATCAACTGATGGCCGCCGTCATTGGCGGCATCGCCAGCCTGATCGCCAGTCAGCAGGCGTGGCCGTTGTCGTTGCTGTGCACCTTGCTGGCCCTGGGCGCGATGCTCTGCGTGAAGCTCGCGCCGGGTCGCAAAACCGTTTAG
- the yiaY gene encoding L-threonine dehydrogenase: MSSTFFIPAVNIMGTGCLDEAMDAIRKYGFRKALIVTDAGLAKAGVAAMIAEKLAQLDIDSVIFDGARPNPSIANVERGLGLLKESRCDFVVSLGGGSPHDCAKGIALCATNGGQIRDYEGVDQSEKPQLPLIAINTTAGTASEMTRFCIITDESRHVKMAIVDRNVTPLLSVNDPALMVAMPKSLTAATGMDALTHAIEAYVSTAANPITDACALKAITLISNNLRLAVRDGSDMAARENMAYAQFLAGMAFNNASLGYVHAMAHQLGGFYDLPHGVCNAVLLPHVQSFNALVCANRLTDVAHAMGADIRGFSPEEGAQAAIAAIRSLARDVEIPGGLRDLGAKLNDIPILATNALKDACGLTNPRAADQRQIEEIFRSAF, encoded by the coding sequence ATGAGCAGCACGTTCTTCATCCCCGCCGTGAACATCATGGGCACCGGGTGCCTCGACGAAGCCATGGACGCCATTCGCAAGTACGGTTTTCGCAAGGCGCTGATCGTCACCGACGCCGGGTTGGCCAAGGCCGGCGTGGCGGCGATGATTGCCGAGAAACTGGCGCAGCTGGACATCGACTCGGTGATTTTCGACGGCGCCAGGCCCAACCCGAGCATCGCCAACGTCGAGCGCGGCCTGGGCCTGCTCAAGGAAAGTCGCTGTGATTTCGTGGTGTCGCTGGGCGGCGGTTCGCCCCACGACTGCGCCAAAGGCATCGCCCTGTGCGCGACCAACGGCGGGCAGATCCGCGACTACGAAGGCGTCGATCAATCCGAGAAGCCGCAACTGCCGCTGATCGCGATCAACACCACGGCCGGCACCGCCAGCGAGATGACGCGTTTCTGCATCATCACCGACGAATCGCGCCACGTGAAAATGGCCATCGTCGATCGCAACGTTACACCGTTGCTGTCGGTCAACGACCCGGCGCTGATGGTCGCGATGCCCAAAAGCCTGACCGCCGCCACCGGCATGGATGCGCTGACCCACGCCATCGAAGCCTACGTTTCCACCGCCGCCAACCCGATCACCGACGCCTGCGCGCTGAAGGCCATCACCCTGATCAGCAACAACCTGCGTCTGGCCGTGCGCGACGGCAGCGACATGGCGGCCCGGGAAAACATGGCATACGCGCAGTTCCTCGCCGGCATGGCGTTTAACAACGCTTCGCTGGGATATGTCCACGCCATGGCCCACCAGTTGGGCGGTTTCTACGACTTGCCCCACGGCGTGTGTAACGCGGTGCTGCTGCCGCATGTGCAAAGCTTCAACGCGCTGGTCTGCGCCAATCGCCTGACCGATGTGGCCCACGCCATGGGCGCCGACATTCGTGGTTTCAGCCCGGAAGAAGGCGCGCAAGCAGCCATCGCGGCGATTCGCAGTTTGGCCCGGGACGTGGAAATCCCCGGCGGCTTGCGTGACCTTGGTGCCAAGCTCAACGACATCCCGATCCTCGCTACCAACGCCCTGAAAGACGCGTGTGGCCTGACCAACCCGCGCGCGGCGGATCAACGGCAGATCGAGGAGATTTTCCGCAGCGCGTTCTAA
- a CDS encoding DUF4917 family protein: protein MTDFQDVDAQLEDWNALRTTASFSGLLLGNGASRAVWDDFGYDSLFENARTVEEKPLSQSELSVFDALQTRSFEQVLSALKITSRVNKALAVSSAAPRNRYYAIKEALINTVHAVHIPWRLVVPSTLATINRELANYQTVFTTNYDLLGNWAIQHQPDAITDLFHGAEPSFDLSASATDKPRLLYLHGGLHLVRNQDGTARKLMSTEGTLLGSFAINNTIKTLDDVPLFVNEGPAQDKLKTIRSSDYLSFCYDQLLGHGEGLCIFGHALGEQDSHIIHALRQAKPKVVAVSIYPRTKAFIQHQKRHYAKVFEGTGVELRFFDSKTHALGNPKLTVPVEV from the coding sequence ATGACCGATTTCCAGGATGTCGACGCCCAACTTGAAGACTGGAACGCCTTGCGCACCACCGCTTCGTTCAGCGGCCTGCTGCTGGGCAACGGCGCCAGCCGCGCGGTGTGGGATGACTTTGGCTACGACTCGCTGTTCGAAAATGCGCGTACCGTCGAAGAAAAACCCCTGAGCCAGTCCGAGCTGAGTGTGTTCGACGCCTTGCAGACCCGCAGTTTCGAGCAGGTCCTCAGCGCGCTGAAAATCACCAGCCGCGTCAACAAAGCCCTGGCCGTCAGCTCCGCCGCGCCGCGCAATCGCTACTACGCGATCAAGGAAGCGCTGATCAACACCGTGCACGCGGTGCACATTCCTTGGCGACTGGTGGTGCCGTCGACGTTGGCGACGATCAACCGGGAACTGGCCAACTATCAGACGGTGTTCACCACCAATTACGATTTGCTCGGTAACTGGGCGATCCAGCACCAGCCTGATGCGATCACCGACCTTTTTCACGGCGCGGAGCCAAGTTTTGACTTGAGCGCCAGCGCGACCGACAAGCCGCGTTTGCTGTACCTGCACGGTGGCCTGCACCTGGTGCGCAATCAGGACGGCACCGCACGCAAATTGATGTCGACCGAGGGCACATTGCTCGGCAGTTTCGCGATCAACAACACCATCAAGACGCTGGATGACGTGCCGCTGTTCGTCAACGAAGGCCCGGCCCAGGACAAGCTCAAGACCATCCGCAGTTCGGATTATTTGTCGTTTTGCTATGACCAGTTATTGGGGCATGGCGAGGGGTTGTGCATCTTCGGGCATGCGCTGGGCGAGCAGGACAGCCACATCATCCACGCGTTGCGCCAGGCGAAACCGAAGGTGGTGGCGGTGTCGATTTACCCGCGAACCAAGGCGTTTATCCAGCACCAGAAGCGGCATTACGCGAAGGTGTTTGAGGGGACGGGGGTTGAGTTGCGGTTTTTTGATTCCAAGACACATGCGCTTGGTAACCCGAAGTTGACGGTTCCGGTTGAAGTCTGA
- a CDS encoding helix-turn-helix domain-containing protein, translating into MSIRLKLLRKKLGVTLEALAEKSGMTKSYLSKVERGLNTPSIAAALKLAKALNVKVEELFSEDNISLDSYSLVRSDERQSLAANDHSPGYAVLAHQVSERSLLPFIIYPPNEFTDKTFKEHLGEEFLFVHEGQVEVDFMNERVLLNRGDALHFNAQKPHRIRSVGEVQAQLLVVVHSSEE; encoded by the coding sequence ATGTCTATCCGTTTGAAATTACTCAGGAAAAAACTTGGCGTGACCTTGGAGGCCCTGGCCGAAAAGTCCGGCATGACCAAGAGTTATCTGTCGAAAGTCGAGCGCGGGCTGAACACCCCGTCGATCGCGGCTGCGCTTAAACTGGCCAAGGCGCTGAACGTGAAGGTCGAGGAGTTGTTCTCCGAAGACAACATCAGCCTCGACAGCTACAGCCTGGTGCGCAGCGACGAGCGCCAATCCCTGGCCGCCAACGACCACAGCCCCGGTTACGCGGTGCTGGCGCATCAGGTCAGTGAACGCAGCCTGCTGCCGTTCATCATCTACCCGCCGAACGAATTCACCGACAAGACCTTCAAGGAACACCTTGGGGAAGAGTTTTTGTTCGTCCACGAAGGGCAGGTGGAAGTGGACTTCATGAACGAGCGGGTGCTGCTCAATCGCGGGGATGCGCTGCACTTCAATGCGCAGAAGCCGCATCGGATCCGGTCAGTGGGGGAGGTTCAGGCGCAGTTGTTGGTGGTGGTGCATAGCTCGGAAGAATGA
- a CDS encoding aldolase, with product MAKTLALPKDQLVKQALIQMQNTLADNTWTDRQKLALTCRILFENGHDSGLAGQITARGPQPGTYYTQQLGLGFDEITAGNLLLVNEDLEVLEGHGMPNPANRFHSWVYRARPDVNCIIHTHPTHVAALSMLEVPLQVSHMDLCPLYEDCAFLEAWPGVPVGNEEGEIIAGALGDKRAILLSHHGQLSTGASIEEACVIAQLIERAAKLQLLAMSAGTIKPILPELGREAHDWISKPKRHAAAFNYYARQNLRQHADCLN from the coding sequence ATGGCCAAGACCTTAGCACTCCCCAAAGACCAACTGGTCAAGCAAGCGCTGATCCAGATGCAAAACACCCTGGCGGATAATACGTGGACCGACCGGCAAAAGCTGGCCCTGACCTGCCGCATCCTGTTCGAGAATGGTCACGACTCCGGCCTGGCCGGGCAGATTACCGCCCGCGGCCCGCAACCTGGCACCTATTACACTCAGCAATTGGGCCTGGGTTTCGATGAAATCACCGCCGGCAATCTGCTGCTGGTCAATGAAGACCTGGAAGTGCTTGAAGGCCACGGCATGCCGAACCCGGCCAACCGTTTCCACAGTTGGGTGTACCGCGCCCGGCCGGACGTGAACTGCATCATTCACACGCACCCGACCCACGTGGCTGCGTTGTCGATGCTCGAAGTGCCGCTGCAGGTTTCGCACATGGACCTGTGCCCGCTCTACGAAGATTGCGCGTTTCTCGAAGCCTGGCCGGGGGTTCCGGTGGGCAATGAAGAAGGCGAAATCATTGCCGGCGCGCTCGGCGACAAACGCGCGATCCTGCTTTCCCACCACGGCCAGTTGTCCACTGGCGCGAGCATCGAGGAAGCCTGCGTGATTGCGCAACTGATCGAACGCGCGGCGAAGTTGCAGCTGCTGGCGATGAGCGCCGGGACAATCAAACCGATCTTGCCGGAGCTGGGTCGCGAAGCCCATGACTGGATTTCCAAGCCTAAACGCCACGCCGCCGCATTCAACTATTACGCTCGGCAGAACCTGCGCCAACACGCCGATTGCCTGAACTGA